Proteins encoded together in one Flavobacteriales bacterium window:
- a CDS encoding delta-60 repeat domain-containing protein encodes MRSILTLLLMLALTASAQTPGSIDPLFNASDIGYGRGDGFLGYVHCTTIQADGKILVGGDFVSHSGVGSGTTFTNINRLARLNSDGTLDQSFSVGTGFNTGTVRKILVQSDGKIIVLGDFTSYNGTTAVGIVRLTSTGAVDPFFTTGTGFTGGYPKDAVIQSNGRIVVVGTFTGYNGNACSKIARLTTGGIYDLTLLDGSGFTGASVNAIAMQADGSFVIGGEFTVYDGFPCGNIVRVASNGWADMTYNPGGVGADAAVEDVVLQADGKAVVVGYFFNVGGLIARRVVRLLTTGEVDTNFSTGTGPNSQVTDVALTSTGKVLIAGFFTSVNGSSSPYFARLNSNGSVDGTFVVNSGADYLVYGMAVRSDDKVVITGGFRMYNGVLRQGIALVNTDGSTDTGFFAGSGVAKKVTWIARVQSIALQPDGKALVGGSFLGYNDKPASDLIRVNADGSHDPTFSTGSIDHLVEVRAVVVQPDGKVVVGSNFGFAGSTSQGITRLTSTGALDPGFAAGTGFTGEVRALALQPDGKILVAGNMTAYNGSACARVVRLNVNGTLDATFNAGIGPGGPVNAIALLSDGSVMIGGSFSQVNGVARGGLAKLSSSGVLDPSFPSGAGISGTGTPSLAAIAVLPDGRVLVGGDFTQVHGVSRSRIARLLSTGEVDVTFDPGFGAGSNVRCMALQPDGKVVVGGSFTTFDGVVRHLLARLNTDGSVDQNYPVQWGTGFGVFALAMLPDGDVLAGGEFTELNDVGKNRLARVNGGDVSVAVSPRVFLQGPYDSGTQTMSDALRVAGLVPSIEPYSALGYVHAAGGGGSSVLPAMLAATGTNAIVDHVVVELRDATSPSLVVATRGALVQRDGDVVGMDGSSPVILYVAPGNYHVAIHHRNHLGVMSAAPIALTAVATTVDLTLPSTATYGIDAQATIGSRAALWAGDVTGDGELKYVGANNDRDPILLAIGGSTPTNTVTGYMGADVTMNGVVSYIGTNNDRDPILLNIGGSTPTAVRVEQVP; translated from the coding sequence ATGCGCAGCATCCTGACCCTCTTGCTGATGCTGGCGCTCACAGCCAGCGCGCAGACCCCTGGCAGCATCGATCCACTCTTCAACGCATCCGACATCGGATACGGTCGTGGCGACGGCTTCCTCGGCTACGTGCATTGCACGACCATCCAAGCCGACGGGAAGATCCTGGTCGGGGGAGACTTCGTTTCGCACAGCGGCGTCGGCAGTGGAACGACCTTCACGAATATCAACCGATTGGCTCGGCTCAACAGCGACGGCACCCTGGACCAGAGCTTCTCAGTGGGAACGGGTTTCAACACCGGCACGGTGCGCAAGATCCTGGTGCAATCGGACGGCAAGATCATCGTGCTGGGCGACTTCACCAGCTACAACGGAACCACGGCCGTTGGTATCGTCCGTCTGACCTCCACCGGCGCAGTGGATCCGTTCTTCACCACCGGCACAGGGTTCACGGGGGGATACCCCAAGGACGCGGTGATCCAGTCCAACGGCAGGATCGTGGTGGTGGGCACCTTCACCGGTTACAACGGGAACGCCTGCAGCAAGATCGCCCGCCTGACCACGGGCGGGATCTACGATCTCACGCTGCTCGATGGGAGCGGTTTCACCGGTGCCAGTGTGAATGCGATCGCGATGCAAGCCGATGGCAGTTTCGTGATCGGCGGAGAGTTCACGGTCTACGACGGCTTCCCGTGCGGGAACATCGTCCGTGTCGCAAGCAACGGTTGGGCGGACATGACCTACAACCCGGGAGGTGTCGGCGCGGATGCAGCCGTGGAGGATGTCGTACTGCAGGCTGACGGCAAGGCCGTGGTGGTCGGCTATTTCTTCAATGTAGGAGGACTAATTGCAAGGAGGGTTGTGCGGCTACTGACGACGGGCGAGGTGGACACCAACTTCAGCACCGGGACAGGGCCCAATTCCCAGGTCACCGATGTCGCGCTCACCAGCACTGGCAAGGTGCTGATCGCAGGGTTCTTCACCAGCGTGAACGGGAGCAGCTCGCCCTACTTCGCGCGATTGAACAGCAACGGCTCGGTCGATGGGACCTTCGTGGTGAACAGCGGTGCCGACTATCTGGTGTACGGCATGGCCGTGCGATCAGACGATAAGGTGGTCATCACGGGCGGGTTCCGGATGTACAACGGCGTGCTGCGACAGGGCATCGCGCTGGTGAACACGGACGGGAGCACGGATACGGGCTTCTTTGCGGGCAGTGGTGTTGCCAAGAAGGTCACCTGGATCGCGCGCGTGCAGTCGATCGCGCTGCAGCCCGACGGGAAAGCACTGGTGGGCGGCTCGTTCCTCGGGTACAACGACAAGCCTGCCTCCGATCTGATCCGGGTGAACGCCGATGGATCGCATGACCCCACGTTCAGTACCGGAAGCATCGACCACTTGGTGGAAGTGAGAGCGGTCGTGGTCCAACCGGATGGCAAGGTGGTGGTGGGCAGCAACTTTGGCTTTGCAGGAAGCACCAGCCAGGGCATCACCCGATTGACGAGCACAGGTGCCTTGGATCCCGGGTTCGCGGCAGGCACCGGCTTCACGGGCGAGGTGCGGGCGCTCGCGCTCCAGCCCGACGGCAAGATCCTGGTAGCCGGCAACATGACGGCGTACAACGGCTCCGCCTGCGCGCGCGTGGTGCGCTTGAATGTGAACGGAACGCTCGATGCGACCTTCAATGCAGGCATTGGGCCAGGTGGGCCGGTGAATGCGATCGCGCTGCTATCGGATGGCAGCGTGATGATCGGCGGCTCATTCAGCCAGGTGAACGGGGTGGCGCGTGGAGGCCTCGCGAAACTCTCATCGAGCGGTGTGCTCGATCCTTCGTTCCCTTCGGGCGCAGGCATCAGCGGGACCGGGACGCCCAGCCTTGCTGCCATCGCTGTCCTGCCGGATGGACGTGTGCTGGTCGGTGGCGATTTCACCCAGGTGCATGGCGTCAGCCGCTCCCGCATCGCGCGCTTGTTATCAACGGGGGAAGTGGACGTCACCTTCGACCCGGGTTTCGGCGCAGGTTCGAACGTGCGGTGCATGGCCCTGCAGCCCGATGGCAAGGTGGTGGTCGGCGGTTCGTTCACCACGTTCGACGGCGTGGTGCGGCACCTGCTCGCCCGCTTGAACACCGATGGCAGCGTTGATCAGAATTATCCGGTCCAATGGGGCACCGGCTTCGGCGTGTTCGCCCTGGCCATGCTGCCGGATGGCGATGTGCTGGCCGGCGGGGAGTTCACGGAATTGAACGATGTGGGCAAGAACCGCCTGGCGCGCGTGAACGGCGGCGATGTATCCGTTGCCGTTTCCCCGCGCGTATTCCTCCAAGGCCCGTACGATAGCGGCACACAGACCATGAGCGATGCGCTGCGCGTGGCAGGCCTTGTGCCGTCCATCGAGCCCTACTCCGCGCTTGGCTATGTTCATGCGGCGGGCGGTGGTGGGTCCTCAGTCCTTCCCGCAATGCTCGCCGCCACGGGCACCAACGCCATCGTGGACCATGTGGTGGTGGAACTTCGCGATGCGACCTCGCCCTCCTTGGTCGTTGCAACGCGCGGCGCCTTGGTGCAGCGCGATGGCGATGTGGTGGGCATGGACGGCAGCTCCCCAGTGATCTTGTATGTGGCGCCTGGTAACTACCATGTGGCCATCCATCACCGGAATCACTTGGGCGTGATGAGCGCAGCCCCGATCGCACTGACCGCGGTCGCCACCACCGTGGACCTCACCCTGCCGAGCACGGCCACCTATGGCATCGATGCGCAGGCCACCATCGGTTCGCGCGCCGCCCTCTGGGCCGGAGACGTCACCGGCGATGGCGAGCTGAAGTACGTGGGCGCCAACAACGACCGCGATCCCATCCTGCTGGCGATAGGTGGATCGACACCTACGAACACGGTCACAGGTTATATGGGTGCCGACGTGACCATGAATGGCGTGGTCAGTTATATCGGAACGAACAACGACCGCGACCCCATCCTGTTGAACATCGGCGGGAGCACGCCCACGGCGGTGCGGGTGGAGCAGGTGCCCTGA
- a CDS encoding T9SS type A sorting domain-containing protein: MLRTLLPLMMCCALRAHATTWTIGPGQTYTLPSQVSTLVGDGDTVNIEAGVYPSDVARWQADNLVLRGVGGFAHLESNGLSWGGKAIWVIQGDNTTVEWIEFSECQVPDHNGAGIRLEGLKLTVRHCWFHHNENGILCGEYHPSTVRIEYSEFGHHGYGDGYSHNLYIGHVDSLIFRYNYSHHADVGHELKSRAWVNVIEYNRFSNESDGTASREIDLPNGGQAYLIGNVIQQGLQSQNSNMVGFGMEGTSNPGPHELYAVENTLVNEKANGSFFQAPANVFFKSYGNILAGGGSYMSAWPTSIDTLGNLRTTSIASVGFADAVNYDYHITASSPAHAIAYPAGVASSGYPLVAWYEYVHPVNGTLRCQHATLDAGAFETCTTTGMGWGSAPECQVFPNPASEVLHVRAMAGEPRLRFDVLDAAGQLVLRANATGSQLTSIPLQGLSAGSYVLRIRGERWQRSFPFVTVP; encoded by the coding sequence ACGCTCGTTGGCGATGGCGATACCGTGAACATTGAAGCGGGCGTGTACCCCAGTGATGTGGCGCGCTGGCAGGCCGACAACCTCGTGCTGCGCGGCGTGGGCGGCTTCGCGCATCTGGAGAGCAATGGACTCAGCTGGGGCGGCAAGGCGATCTGGGTGATCCAAGGCGACAACACCACCGTGGAATGGATCGAGTTCAGCGAGTGCCAGGTGCCCGATCACAACGGCGCGGGCATCCGGCTCGAAGGATTGAAACTCACCGTGCGCCATTGCTGGTTCCACCACAACGAGAACGGGATCCTCTGCGGCGAGTACCACCCGAGCACGGTGCGCATCGAGTACAGCGAGTTCGGGCATCACGGCTACGGCGACGGCTACTCGCACAACCTGTACATCGGCCATGTAGACTCGCTGATCTTCCGTTACAACTACAGCCACCACGCCGATGTGGGCCACGAGCTGAAGAGCCGTGCGTGGGTGAACGTGATCGAGTACAATCGCTTCAGCAACGAGAGCGACGGCACCGCGAGCCGCGAGATCGACCTGCCCAACGGCGGCCAGGCCTACCTGATCGGGAACGTGATCCAACAAGGCTTGCAGAGCCAGAACAGCAACATGGTGGGCTTCGGGATGGAGGGCACGAGCAATCCCGGTCCGCATGAACTGTACGCAGTGGAGAACACGCTGGTGAACGAGAAGGCCAACGGCAGCTTCTTCCAAGCACCGGCCAACGTGTTCTTCAAGTCGTATGGCAACATCCTCGCTGGCGGAGGCAGCTACATGAGCGCGTGGCCTACGAGCATCGATACGCTCGGGAACCTGCGCACGACGAGCATCGCTTCGGTGGGCTTCGCCGATGCAGTGAACTACGACTACCACATCACCGCTTCATCACCGGCGCATGCCATCGCCTATCCCGCAGGTGTTGCCTCGAGTGGCTATCCGCTCGTGGCGTGGTACGAGTACGTGCATCCGGTGAATGGGACGCTGCGATGCCAGCACGCTACGCTGGATGCAGGGGCCTTCGAGACCTGCACCACAACAGGCATGGGATGGGGCAGTGCGCCGGAGTGCCAGGTCTTCCCCAATCCAGCGTCGGAGGTATTGCACGTCCGTGCGATGGCGGGCGAGCCTCGGTTGCGATTCGATGTGCTCGATGCTGCGGGGCAACTGGTCCTGCGCGCGAACGCCACAGGCTCGCAGCTCACGAGCATCCCGCTACAGGGCCTGTCCGCAGGGAGTTACGTGTTGCGCATCCGTGGTGAACGATGGCAGAGGTCATTTCCATTCGTCACGGTGCCATGA